The genomic segment CCACGCCCAGGCCGCCGATGATATTCACCGGCTTGATCGAGGGGAAGGTGTAGGTGATGGCCACGCCAAACATTGCGATAATGACCGCCCAGCAGGCGATCTGGGCGAAAGCCCGCGCCGAGGTAGGCGCACGCCCTACGGTGATCAGCAATGGCTTTGCCAGCTTCAACACCACCCAGCCGAGCACGCAGCCGGCTAGGAAAATGAGGGTGCCAATGCCCACCTTCTCCCAGGTGAGCATGCGAACTGCTTCTTGAACTTGATCGGCGGTGACTCCGCCGCTGTCGGGTTGTTGCGCCACAATATCCGCAAGCATGGGTGCTAAACAGTCTTTCCTTGTAATCGATCGACGCCTGGTGGTTCTACGAGGCCTGCCGTGGGGGTGTGCTGATCTCCATACCGGCAGCAGCGAGGCGGCGCACAGCGGCAGCGCCGCCGCCGGTGGCGGGAGTAAGCACGCCGGCGGTGGCGGGGGAATCAGGATCCAGTAGCGAGAGCGCGATCTCGCTGATCATCAGCGCGGTGCCGGCGTAGCCTGGATCGCGGTCTAAGTGAATGCGCACACTGCTGCCGCCAGCACGCTCGGTGGTGGTGACGGTGAAACGCCCCGCGGCCTGCTGTGTATCGCTCGGGCCTTCACCGGGGGCGGGGAAGATGCGCTCCACTATCCGCTGGCCCCAGTCCCGTTGTGCGAGATAGCCGATGGTGCCCAGCACGGCCGTAAAGGCGAGGGCTCGCGGCCGCGAACCCAGATCGTGCACCTCGCTATAGCGAAAATCCGGGCCATAGCCCATGAGCCAGGCAGAGCGGCGCACCAGCCGCACGTTATAGCCGGCCATAAAGAAGGGGGCGAGGCTCTGGCCGCGCCCTAAGCGTGGGCGGGACGACGCCTCCTGCTCGGGGGATGGGCCGAAGAGCTCATTGTTCAATGCATAGGGGTGGCGGGCCGCGGGCCGCCCCGTGCGCAGGGAGTTGAGCATAGAGGCGATGGTGCCGCCAGAAACTCCGCCCACCAGAT from the Corynebacterium ciconiae DSM 44920 genome contains:
- a CDS encoding saccharopine dehydrogenase family protein — its product is MSSTNPPRECDILLFGATSFVGKLVAQYLLEHASHRRLCFAGRSAPKLAALYGECSVPLRIADASDPASMAELARSARVVITTVGPYARYGWELVRACAEAGTHYLDLSGEAEFVQDSVCELDDVAAASGAKIMHSCGFDSVPSDLACWLLAEHCGGQLGHVEMVVSDLVGGVSGGTIASMLNSLRTGRPAARHPYALNNELFGPSPEQEASSRPRLGRGQSLAPFFMAGYNVRLVRRSAWLMGYGPDFRYSEVHDLGSRPRALAFTAVLGTIGYLAQRDWGQRIVERIFPAPGEGPSDTQQAAGRFTVTTTERAGGSSVRIHLDRDPGYAGTALMISEIALSLLDPDSPATAGVLTPATGGGAAAVRRLAAAGMEISTPPRQAS